The genomic window GCCTGCAAAGCGACGAGGCAAAAGAGTCCGATTTCCCACTCATAAAAGTCGGGATTAACATAATCACTGTTGCTTGGATCGTTTTGGTATGGTGGGCAGTGTTGACCATTTGCCAAAACGGGGGCACAGATTGATGCCTCTGGTTTTGAAGCTGGTAGACGGGTTCGTACTCTGTCCAAGTTCCCCATGTGTTTTTGTTTGGTGTCTTTGTGCTGATACATGGAATAGCTAACTTGGGCAACCCTATTCGTGCTGATTTTTATCGGCATCCGGGTGCTCTACACTCTTGTCCCACTCGTTACTCTTGATCCAAACCTCAGCCCATCGACCGGGTCCTTGACGATACGTGTGCTGTTGTCCTTCTTGCCGGAACTCATCAGCACTCTTATTCTCATTGGAGCGGGACTGATGACGAGAAATTTTAGGAGAGGTGTGACGAGCGGAGGATGGCTTCGTCATGAACGGGTGCcatccaagtccaaggatgCGCATCATATACGCAGCCGGGGGACGATGCCGCAAATTAATCCCAGGATAGACGAGTGAATGGTGATATTTTTAATTCGTCTAGATTACGGAGAGTATTACAAATGTATTCAGTATTAAACCTAGCACAGGTCTGTAATACATGTTGTATACACAATCTGCTAACGAGCGTCGAGTTACCTCCAATTGCCAGTTCATCCAACATGCCGCCCTAATTGAGCCTTTCAAGAAGCCAATCCATAACGACCTGCGCCAGTCTCGAGCCAGCACCTGCGTGGCAGTGTATACTTGCACCCTCATCCCGGGTCAAACTAATCAAGGCCTTCTCACACGTCATCCTACCAAACAACTCTTGCGGTTGGCCCTTGAGAAAATGATCGTCGGGTGCATCAAGCACCAGCGTCGGCGTGTTGATCTGCTCAACAACATGTTTAAGAGTATACTTTTGCGCCTCGCGAATAACGCCTGCCTCGGATTTGATTCCGAATACCCACTTGCCGTTATTCAAGGCCCATTTGATACCCGTGTCGCGCGCTGCCGCCTCGCGAATAACGGCATTGACCTGGTCATCGTGCTCATCGCTGACGAGAATGGCGCCCACTTCCAGCGCACTGGGCTTGATCTTGTGCAGTTGAGAGAGGAACGCGCTGCCGAAATCGTACACGCCGTCGTTGAGGACGACGGCTGCGAAGCGGTGCTCGAATGCGCTCGCCCGGGCCGCGAGGTACCCGCCCATGctgaggccgacgaggacgagtttCGAAGAGTCAACAAAGGGCTGGGAGATGGCGTAGTCGACGACGGGGGTGACGACCTTTTCCCAGTCGTGTCTGAAGCAGAGGTTTTGCTTGCGGACGGCAGAGGCTTGCCCGGGCCCGTCAAAGGCGAGGACATTCATGCCGAGTTGGAGAGCGGCGGCTCCGACGCTGTAAACGACCTCTTCCATGGTCGAGTCGTACCCCCCGTTCACGATGACGAGGGGCCTGGGCTCATGGCCCGCATCGGGCCTCATCATGACACCGGGAAGCGTTGTTCCCTCGTAGGGGATGGCAATCCTGGTGGTGACATGGGGCATCAGCGCGGCCGCTTTGTAAAACGCATCGCAGGAGGcgtcggccacggcagaGGCGACTTGGTCGTGGTGCGGGTCCTGGCGACGGTAGAACTCGGCAGTGCGGTAGTAGTTGGAGGCGCGGAGGAAGGCGTCCCTGGCGCCGACTGTGTTTCCCCTGGACAGGCtggtgttggcgttggccacggcgcgGTCGGCGGCTGCTTTCCACTCTTGCAGCCAGaggtcctcgtcgccggcggggATGTTGTggcagatggcgatgatCTCGCCGATGTCTGCGGCGCCGCAGGTGGCGTAGCCTGCTGCGCGGATGGCTTCGTAGCCGAAGCTTTCGTTGGAGGGGAAGAAGTGGTTTAGGAGGTGAGCCATGGTGGACGCTGGTATGAGGTTTTGAtgctctcgagtctcgagtATGTGGAcgtagggttagggttatgGTGTAAGTGGACGGGAGGATATGTACATAGAAGAGGTGATGATGAGACGGCAGGTTTT from Metarhizium brunneum chromosome 2, complete sequence includes these protein-coding regions:
- the FUS2_0 gene encoding 20-hydroxy-prefusarin hydrolase FUS2 is translated as MAHLLNHFFPSNESFGYEAIRAAGYATCGAADIGEIIAICHNIPAGDEDLWLQEWKAAADRAVANANTSLSRGNTVGARDAFLRASNYYRTAEFYRRQDPHHDQVASAVADASCDAFYKAAALMPHVTTRIAIPYEGTTLPGVMMRPDAGHEPRPLVIVNGGYDSTMEEVVYSVGAAALQLGMNVLAFDGPGQASAVRKQNLCFRHDWEKVVTPVVDYAISQPFVDSSKLVLVGLSMGGYLAARASAFEHRFAAVVLNDGVYDFGSAFLSQLHKIKPSALEVGAILVSDEHDDQVNAVIREAAARDTGIKWALNNGKWVFGIKSEAGVIREAQKYTLKHVVEQINTPTLVLDAPDDHFLKGQPQELFGRMTCEKALISLTRDEGASIHCHAGAGSRLAQVVMDWLLERLN